cgcaccatgtgtaggTACGCTATTAAactccaaatactaatggcgcaccaggggatagtgtgTCATttctagttaaactagtaatggcgcaccacaccctcggtgcgccactactaacaaatattttattattatttttttcaaaactagtaatggcgcaccaggggatagtgcgccattactagttttaaccagtaatggcgcatcacacccttggtgcgccactactaacaacttttttttcaaagttagtaatggcgcaccatgggtgtggtgcgtcattactagttaaactagtaactagtaatggcacaccacacccacggtgcgccattactgactttgaccaaaaattccaccgaatgcacacccccaccccccccccccccccccgaccgccttttcagtttaagaaaataaaagaaaatgacggaaatgtcaaaaaaataaaagaaaataagtttcccatgtgatatgtggcctacttgttgggaaaatttacaaatatgaatttcgactttatttgtaAAATCTCTCtcgaatttgtaaaatgggcataacttttgcatacgaactcggattaaaaagttttttatatgaaaaatcatcaacttgaaaagttacatccgaattcaatcgggggaaccccgttgaagatttttagaatccccaaaaacctaacagaataaaagatacggggcttttaagatctagaggtgaaaaaatggaaaaaaaatcaaacttagtagtggcgcaccatttgctaggtgcgtcactagtaacagaaaaaaaattagtttcgaattttcttttgaaaaatattcaaaatatgatacgtaatatgaacgaaagtttgaaatattttttcaaaatttcatcacactcatgaacatgaacaaagtcctataCATCAataaggtttaataggattgatatgctagatatatcaaTAAGTACgtgttaagtgagctggtgctggggttggatagaactctgaagttaagcgtgcttgggctggagtagtgtgaggatgggtgaccttttgggaagtttgaccacggagtgcgatttgacttgagattaagcatattgacccgagattaagaaaaaaggaagaaaaaaatttgaaaaaaaaatttctgaaaaaaatttgaattttttttttactaatggcgcacttctatgtggtgcgccattagtatctggtatactaatggcacaccgtgtgatatactaatggcgcaccaggggtgcgccattagtattaatTACAAgcggcgtgatgctagtggcgcacctgtagtgcgccattaatggccaaaataggtgcgccactagcaggccttttgcTAGTAGtgctaccgctatgtgagttctcaaacatagttattaactaatttatattgtttatttcaaaatagttgacagcttatttccattgacagcttattttcattgttcaaacaatgtgcagAACATGGTAGATAGAAcatactacaccgatggctctcagttaacttatcaggagaaaattCATCTGGTCGCATTTTGCattgatcttgagaattacaatatctattataaaactcctccacattatggtcaatacgtgccactactGCACGCGTTGAACTAcagtaacatccatggagatgccatggtaagaGTTTTTAGCATTActacatccgtgcatcttttgcataaattcttttaaaacttaactacattgctaactacgaagttattactatgtttttcaacggAAAATACCGaatgattgtgtgcctcatctgatgtatcagaatggtcgccttgatgttttgaacatatggCCAGGTCATCGTACGAATCTCACCTGTTCATATctgatttctaaaagaagtggagacatgcaaatcaaagaatgaaaaaaaatgtatggacagtcgtaaggaggtacttggaagcaacattatgcgaaaggcaagaattaaaggcaggataatctccattctccataatggagagtcagggcctatcttgttttatgctattctacctaagagaaggtagtaggtcctagttaataatactcatgatcatgtgctaagaacaactaagtaggattggttagttgactatgatgatgatgtggtatcgagtagaagttgtatgatcgatgatgatgagtatgacttgttattatgataccaatgatgagttatttattattatgatcgatgatgcatgatgctaagTTATTATATAAGCATGATTACTTATTATATATAACAATGGGTGAAATGAACCTGGATTAGATTGAAGTGAAgccaacatgtggtgcacatcgaaagtactactaatccaaactagatcaagtttggattagacTAGTACATTTGACATGCACCAcgtgttgcctccacttgaatctactccacgttcatttcacccactgttaTATATAATAAGTAATCATGGTCATAAGATCATATGATGAAAGTACTGTATATAAAACCACACAATGAAAATAAGATGTATTTCTAAAAATACAGGAAAATTTAGCAGCAGCGCTTTTTagaacaagcgctactgctacctgTAAGTAGTAGTAGCGCTGCCCAAAggagagcgctactgctaactaggtatagcagtagtgctccctttccagcgctactgctaatagttagctgtagcgccttggTGGTAGCGCTGgacccagcgctactgctatgcatatttcaagcgctactactagggttttccctagtagtgtcggGGCTTGGCAGGATGCGTATCGCAGACCGGTCTGAAAATGACATGCCTGTGATATTGTGTTTCTAAGATAAAAATTGACCAATATTCTTCACTGATCGGCTACTTTATCTTGCTAGTCTAAGTTCATCTATTAACTCTAAACCTTCGTGTTTCTTACCCATCAGTGTTGTTGTGTACTTGGTTTATTATATACATCGTCCACTTCCTGTCTCCATTACAAACCCTCACTGCCGCCGCCAGGCACCGTCCCCTTTACTTTCACTCTCTCTTGCCGTACATGTCCATCCGGTTAGCCTCCATCAAACATCCACGGTGCCCTCGCGACGACCCCACAGTCATCTTTGATCACGGTGCCCTAGATGATGCTCCCACAATTAGCTGACCAGTGGCGTTGCCCCGACGCGGCTGCACCATGAATTCTCGAGCAATGTTCTCTTGATGTGTGTTGCCTCAATCGTTACAGAGTGTTGCCGCCATCCAGCAGTTACGCGCAATCGTAGACCGGCATGTCATGGTTATGGTTGTGGCAGTGTTGATAAGATGTGCAAGCCAATCTACCTCGCCTCCATGCGTGGTTCTAGAACCAACATATGCTGCCTTGTTCTTCGGTTGCGGCGCCAACTACGGTGTGAAGCTTCAGCCCTTCTAGATGAATATGTAGTTATGAATGTTACAATTATAATTTTATAGTTTATTTTGGTGCTAGAATGTTACCATTGCTATATGTAACATTGTAGTTGTGAATGTTTTGCATACAATCATATACTATGCATGTTTGTATGTGACAACGTATATTATGTTATTCATGCTTCTATGCCTCTCACCTTACTTAAAATGTCGTGAAATAATTTTGCCTCTTATCTTATTTCCTTGCATATAATCTGAACAAATAGAACGAACAACCTATCATATCCAAAAACAATTTCAATAAGAAAAATGTATAGAATCCACAATTTGTCATTAGGCATTCTTTGCGATGACATGACCAGGTATGTAAAACCCAAGGCAACATTTCACTTGGAAAGTGTTTGATTGGCCTATATACTGATGAACATTTATATGCTTGAACTTTTTTTCTATCATTGATTCATTTAATTTAACTTTTTACAAGCATGGGTACACGTCTATTGCACTTTACACAAAATGATTTGCATAGGTTTGAGTTGTCTTTGTGAGGCTATCCTTGAGTGAAATTTTGCAAGGGACAATTAGTAAGTTTTTATGCCTCAAGGGCCTCAGAGTAAAGGAGTTGTCCCTATGGACAGCCTCCAGGGTTGAGCGCCCCAACAGATTATCTGAAAAAATATTTTTCGGCAAACTCTTCAAGTGTAAAAACTCAAACTTGGGTAACTACACTTGCAACATTAAAATTTCCCTGAAATTATATTAATTAGGAATTTTTAATattaaaaataatataagttgtCCTTATATTTTAACATGTCATTATTTTTCGGTCGCACTGTACAAAAAGATCAACCCGTAAGTAAGTACAATTGACTTGCCTCGGTTAGTAAGCCAACTTTAGTATGACCAGGATAATATAAAGGACGAAGCCGAGGTAGAATTCAAATATTGTCTGACAAGTTTGATGACGGAGTTGAGTAGACCAGCTTTCCTGATAAGCGAAGATGATGATCCTTCAGGTGGTATGTCGTTGATGACCTGGCCCCGAACGAAATGGAAGTGCCAAAGGGTTAAATATTGTAAAGAACATTGTTGAGGAGAAGGACATCACAAAGCAAGAAGTTTACCCTTTGATGTATTAGATGTTTAGTATTATGTGAACATGAAAGTGTAGTCGAATTAATGTATTAGTAGTGTATATCAAATTGTATTGGCAAAGGATATTTTAGTAGATGTCCCTGTCTTTGTGTATGTATGAAATATGAAAATGAAAATTTTATACTTGCTTCTTGTATTTTGTATTGCCTCTGTAATTTGCGTGTTGCCGTGCAGGCAGTGGAAAGTCAACTATATTCCTTTTTCTCATGCCTGATAGTTATCATTGACATGTCAGGCGGTCGGTGATTTAACCGGCCAGACAACCCATCTTGGATAGAAGCGCACCAGTGATGATATAATTTGGCGAGTCAGTGCTGTTTGGATTTGTAGTTGTGACAGAGACACATAGTGGTGCTTCACGGGCCATACCATACATATTAATTATCCATCTTTATTGTTCACTCACAGATGGTACCCAACGCTCATAGAGATGCATAATGGTGTTTGTATCAGAAATTTGCTTTGGCACATGGGAGCGCGCGCTTCTGTCACCGAAAAaaatagttcaaaatgtgaaAGAAATTCCAAACAAAAATTTGACGCATACATCTCGACATTATTTGTGTGCACGTCAAGTTCAGAGAAAACGACTTctttttgtggcttgtgtaaacaAGAGAAAAGGATGTCTTGTgaaaaatccctttttaacacTGAATTTTGTCTTTTTCACACGCGAAACATAACTTGTTAGTTTTTCGCGTAACGACTTTGTGAGCATGTACAATATCGAGATGTACACGCCAAttttttatttggaattttttaaCATTTCTAAATATGTTTAGAACACATTTTGAAAACCAGGAGCACGCACTCCCATGTGCCAAAACGCCACTCTCTGTTTGAATGCCTTTTTTAGCAGATTTTGTACAAATTCAGATGGGTTTCCGCAAAAATGCAAAGATCCAGCCTGCATGTCCCTGGTAGTGGGGTAGGAGTGCCTAACATTTTACATATAAATTATTCCTTTGTACTGGTCATGCACAGGTGGTACCCAACGGTTATACAGATGCATAATCATATTTCAGAGGATTTTTTATTAGATTTGGTACAAATTCAGAGTGTTTTCATAAAAAATACAATGCTCCAGCTCCTGCCCAGCCACTTACAGTGTGCTTGACGCCACACTGGCATGCCATGCAGGTGCTTCGACGGCGAGAAAGAGACGTTGAACCATAGTTGCACCACGAGACAAGTGTGAGCAACAGTttcatgtatttttttaactttAGACACTAAAGTGGTTGAGCAACAATTTTATGTATTTTTTAACTTAAGACACTAAAGTGGTCATCATGTGCAACTTGACGGGTGTATTTGtctcttattttctttttctttattttttcaaGTAGCTTTTTTTTAAAGGAGGATTGCCCAAGGCCTCTGCAACCGAAAGATGCATACGGCCATATTATTGAAAAAGTTGTAGCAAATAACAAGTTTTGGTATCCGAGTACAACTCGCAAAATGACCAAAGATACATAAAAGCTAACAAAGTAAATCATAGCCACAACCGGCTAGACAATAGGATATAGTGGCTAAACACGTATCATATTATGCGGCCGTCATCCAAACCGATTGAAAATAGTCGCTATTACCATCTCCCATCTAGATCGAAGAATCCAAAGCTTAGCCTGTAACCAACCATTTCATCATCAGCTTACTAAAATATTCAACAACTAGGTAGGTACAGCTTGCTTTGACTATAATTTAACATCGTACTGCTTGCAAAGGCATACTTTTTTTTTACATAATCAAAGGCCTACTTCATTCTAGTATCCATCCGTACAAACCCACATGGAAAAGTTCAACCACCACGGACCACCGCCGGCCGTCGCTTAAGGTACAACCATTTCATCATCTCTCCTGAATTTTGTGGACGCGTTTTCCTTCTTGATACCGGGCGCGCCCAGGTCATGTACAGTGATGGTATATGCAGGGGCGGAGATGGAGTAAAGCCGTTGGGTTCAGTTGAACCCAACGAATTTCCCTGCCACGTACTAGTACGTTTGTAGTTTTTGGTTTTTTTTTGAGAAACTCGCCACTTTATTACTCAAGAATGTCCATAGGTACACATGGAGGGTCATGAGGATTACCCAACCACATGTGTCTACCTATACTCAAATTACATGCAAACTTGACCAGGTTGTGAGCCTCAAAATTATGATTCCTAGCCTCATAAACAAAAGAGCAAAAAGCAAAACTATCGCTAAAACATAACTACAAAACCCAAGCGAGAAGCCTTTTGATCAATTTAAAATGCTTTAACGTAACTTGCCCGACTAAAAGCCCACACGAATAGCCCGGATTGACTCGACTGATCGCTTTCCAATCTCAGAGACGTACGCTCCCTGGCTCCTCCTAAATCGACTTAATCGCCTCCCAACTCGGCAATTCTTGGCCGTGGTCTCCACATCGCTCAGTCGCCATGGCAAGCCCGCAGCGGCACATCCCAATCCGAATTCAAGCCATATGAGATCAATCATTAAATCTTCCTCTTACGCATGTCCAATCTAGCCTAGCGTGGGAACGCCCATTGCCCTAATTTCCTAAAAAAATCATCAACCTTGATTGATCTAGGCATTGGGAGAATAGTTCTCAAAGCGAAAAAATGGTGCAAACACTTCAAGGCGATTCCTAGATGTAAGCAAGGTACATCAAATGGTTGTTGATGCAACTCGGCTTTCAAAGCATTTATGCAGATAAAAGTTAAGTTAGATGATCTATCTTATGATATGTGTATTGATCAGAAGGGAATTTCAGACCACACAAGAAATTCTAAGAAGCAAGGTGAGATAGACAAAGATATTTAACCAATGGACATTTCTGGCCACCAACTAACTTTGACAGATGAAACTTATTTTGAACTTGTCAAACTAATTTATATTTTCAATTTTTTCAGGAATGTGAGAAGTTGCACATGAAGCTGCGAAGTTATTTTGGTACTGCTCTATTTAAATTCATCCAACCGGTATGTATCGCGCTATCAGTTTTTTATGTAACAACTATATGTGTTAAGCAATAAAATTTCTATTGATTAGGCTGCCTTTTAGTGCTATACTTTTATTGTAATGCGTGTGAATTTGGACTTTACACTTAGTTAATTCATACCCAAAAAATTCATACCGAATCATGTGAATCCTGATGATCGGTGAATGAACCCATTGGCTAAATTTTCTGGCTTTGCCCCTGGGCATATGAATACAGATACCCCATGACAAAAAGTAGTTTGAGGCATCTACAATGATTTTTTTCTCCGCAATGCAACCTTCCACTTGTGGGCCTCatcaaaaaatagaaaataaagacTCCCACTATACACACATCTCTACTCTCCACTTCAACCTTTTCAGCATTATGCACCGGACCGTAGTTTCTCTCCCCAAGCACCCACCTCTTGTAGAGGATCCCACTACTTCATCCAAACCTACTTTTTCCTGACATCCGATCGTACATGGCCTACGAAGCATCACCCTGGGGCTATGCATTGGCCATGCCCTTATGTCCAACATCATTCAAATCTTCACCTCGAATTCCTGGTTCCCTTCCTCACTGTTCTTTGTTCACGCCGTCGAGTTCAAGAACCTGGTGTGGGTAATGTCTCTGGCTGGCCTAGTGGTGAGAGACTACCTctatcccataatataagagcgtttttcaCACTACACTTTTATGCTATGGGATTGAGGGAGTAGATCATAGTCGACCCTCAGACGCGGCTACTTTTGGTTTGTGAGGCGATGCCGTCGAGAAGGGCCAAAGAAGGCTGAGCTGTAGGGTGCGTTGATGATGTTCGAGCTCAGCTACCTCTTTGCCTTTAAATTTTTCAGTCTTTAATTTTACTTCCGCGTCAGTGCAGTGGATCTAGATGGTGCCCATTGCTGTTGCTTTGGTTTAAAAACCttaccgcctgctcctgcctgtTGGTGCCGCCTCTCGCACgcctcttctcctcctctctcaaAATTCTATCATCTCTCTTGGTTTCTCTCATGAACACACACACATGATGAGAAACTGTACACACATAAGGCACGCATGCATCAGGGAAGAGGATCACTATGGCCTTGTCAAAAGAACTTCCCTGGTGACCAACCGTGGTTACCTGGTTTCTCCAGCCCTCACGGCCTCTTTCTCATTCATTTGTTCAGTTTAAAAATAGGTACTAGTACAACAGGCTCACACACGTTCACAGTACCAACTAATCCTTAGCTCACTCTATAACTCACACGGTCGGAGGCCAACGGCCTGATCCACTTTCTAGGCACCCGTCATGTTCAACTACTCCACTAATTCTTCTACATGCAACCTCCACCAGCTAATGACGTGCATCGAGAAAGCACGTCCATGCCAACGAACTCACACATGCATAGCTGCGGCGTTAACCTATCTCAACGGCTCACCGGTTCGCCTGGCTCAACTAGACCATACAATACTGCAGTCTATCACAAAATTCGGTACACTAGACATGAAAATGGTTTTTTTACGATGAATTTTTTGTTACGTAAGATATGCAAATGAGTATGATTACGAGATAACGTTTGCATGATGAGTTTCTATTCTAGCTGATTCATGGTCTTCATGGCTCCAATAGATTGTGTGCTGATTTGTGGGtagttttttttaaacgttctcaACTGATCCCATCATTACAGAGCCTCAGTTTTCCACATAGAGAGCCTATGCATAGATTGTTCAGGTACAAATTAACAATTTTGTTCAATCGCTTCATTTATTCTCCGCCGCATATTATGAGTTCTACATGGCAAATTTGACCAACAGTTAACTCACCACTCTGTGGAGATGCCCTAAAACGAACATGCATCCCACCACTGCTACACAACAGACTTTATTAAACATGGCATCTGACACTAGCCGAAAAACACGGTCACGAAAAAGGCTATACAAAGCGGGTTTTCTTGGGCTTCTCTCTCAAAACCTCAGGGGAGAAGCGCCTGCCTCGGAAAAAAATTGCTTTCTGAGGCGGTTTAGAATGAAGACCCGCCTTGAATATATACTCAGGCAGGCAGAAAGAAAGGCCAATCTGAGATGTTTAATCTGTCCAAAGTGGTCTTTCATTCGGGCTCGTGTCTTCATTATTAGTAACAACTCTTGTTGCAGCTATCTTGGTACATTACATAGTTGAGTCTTCTCACTATTTCCTCTGCATTGACGGTAAAGCCCTCCTCCACCTGAACGTGAAAGTTAGTCGATCACCACAAATTTAATGTCAAAAGTCCTTAAGGACATTGATGGTCATGTATAATAGAATTGCACACAATATCAATATTGTGCCAGTTTTCCATTgtttctctaacttaaatgaggAGGGATCGATTCTTTTAAGTAGTGACATACTATGGCCTCCGATCTAAAGTTCAACTATTCCTACACTTTTATCATTTAAAAAATTCTAATTTTCACTATCTACAAAGAAATAGTATCTAAAGGATTAGATTGATATTATGATATTTATTATCAAATATACCTTAATATTTTTTTATCACAGAACATATTTGTGGATAAGATGGCCGTCAAATTACTATCTTGAAGAATGTGTCATGTGACTCATGTCCTACTAGAAATTTTACATTTAGTTTGAATTGCATAAAGTACTATATTGGATATCTGAAAATGGTACTAATTTTATGTTAGAAAAATCGAAAATCCACTTCCAAATGAAACAATCTAATGTCTGTAGGGTTAAGGTGATTTTGAGGTGCATACGTGACAATTTCTTTGTCTTATTGTATTATACTTTGCAAGTGTGCGTTTTATAGCATGGTATGCATATCTATCTATAGAAAAAATATGCAGTGGAGAACAAGGAAAGTGAATATTGAGAGGAATCCATCCGGGTGGAAAAAAATGCATTCATCTATTCGTCCTAGTTATGGGATTCCAAGGGGCCTCTGGGTAGTGTAGTCTCCCTAATGTTCGATGGGGTGGTGGCGTTGGGTGTGCCGATACATTAACACCCATGAGAAGCTATTTTTTCCTTGAAGGTGTTATCGAATAGCTTCTTCACCCTATCCCTAGGTCTTTTTGGCTCTCGATCGTTGGTTTGGAATCGATGGTGGAGTCTGGTTTCGGTTAATAGTTGCTTGTTCATTGTTAGAGTTTTGCATGATTGCAGCTAATTAATCATGCCATTGTGAGATTTTTGGCCTAGCATCCCTTATAAACTTGGTCGACTATATTCGCCTTGATAAAATCATACCCGGCCCTCTTTTCAAGGTACCATCATAAAAGTAGATGAAAACTTGCCTTTGCCATGGTGGTTATAATCACGGTGGATTCCGTGAATGGCATCACATTATTGTGGACGATGCAAAGGTGGAACTCCTCCAACTCCGCAAGAACCCTGACGACAATACCCTTTCCATTTATTTCACAGTGGATCCTCAACATCACCTTGTTTTCTGAAAGCTTTGCCTCTATCTCGGGCAGCCGCTGGCTCCTCGCCGGCATCCGGGCTGCTGAGGAGAACAAACTGGACCCCTCATCGCTGTTCGGCGCGGCATGGCGGCTTGGCTCCCTGACCAGCACCAAGGTCTCAACGCTCCTATGGCTGCCGCCGGCCGCCTCCAGGGACTTGACCTTCTCTTGGAGCTGTTTCACATAGCTCGTTGCGTTGCTAAGAATAGTTCCCTTGTCCATCTGATGGACCCAAATTTTAATAAACACATTAACAGATTTTTTTTGCGAGGACATTAACAGATTAACTAAGCATTTGACCCCACgagcaaaaagaaagaaaaactatGCATTTCATGGAGAAATATTCGGACACGTGGAAAAACACGGGGAAGTCAGGGACCTTCTTGAGGCCGGGGATGACGGCAGAGAGCTCGATGAAGCGCTGGTTCGTCTTCTCCCGGCGCTTCCGCTCCGCCATGATGTGGTCTTGCGCGCAAGCGCCGACTTTCCTTGCGGCGGCCCTCCTCGTCGGCTGCGACACGCCTGAACGAAGCGGCGCTCTCGCAGCCTGTGTGCCGCCGCCAACGCTGGACGG
The Aegilops tauschii subsp. strangulata cultivar AL8/78 chromosome 3, Aet v6.0, whole genome shotgun sequence genome window above contains:
- the LOC109738718 gene encoding uncharacterized protein, with the protein product MAEPRNIFAATPATLVASGSVATYGRKLMDDLDDSLLFMQWALSTLQNEEDQGGAVENRAGFPCLQALRDSPELAEAHNRLSSGTDSRPDGGIISPSPDAAVQQVSNSTFTSLPASGSMSSTGATNTHSMSWNFNAAHPSSVGGGTQAARAPLRSGVSQPTRRAAARKVGACAQDHIMAERKRREKTNQRFIELSAVIPGLKKMDKGTILSNATSYVKQLQEKVKSLEAAGGSHRSVETLVLVREPSRHAAPNSDEGSSLFSSAARMPARSQRLPEIEAKLSENKVMLRIHCEINGKGIVVRVLAELEEFHLCIVHNNVMPFTESTVIITTMAKASFHLLL